The sequence below is a genomic window from Draconibacterium halophilum.
CCCTTGTAATATTTGCTAAGTATAAAGAAAAATTCGTTGCTGTTAAACTCAATGGATTCTTCTTCGGCAAGCCGTGGAATAATGTCTTTACAAAACTCGAAGTAGTCGTTAAACGAGCGTTTCTTTTTCCGTTTTGTTTCAAAATACCGATTCACCGAAAAGGCAATTACATCCTTTTCCATTTCAGTAAGATGTTCTTTGTAAATGGTATAAATAACGGATAGAATAGTTTGCCGGCGTTCCAGGTCAGGTGAACCATCCACCACAAAAGGATTAAAGGAAATGGGATTCGTTTCTGAAAACTCAATCATTTTAGCCCCGCCTTTATCCTTCAACCGTTCATCGAGGTAACGGGTCAGGATCTCATAGCTGCGTCCCACATCCAGTAAAACAACATGGCAGTTTTTACTTTCGGCATATTGCCGCAGCAGGTGATTGGTAAAAAAGGATTTTCCGGATCCCGATCCGCCGATAATAATTTTGTTGCGGTTATGGATCAGGTGCTTTTTCATGGGCTCATCCGACAGATCGACCTTTACCGGGCAACCTTCCATCCGGTCCGACAGGTGAATAGTAAATGTTGAATCTGAGTTTTTGACCGCGCCCTCAAAGTTTGTCAGGCAGCAGGCTTGTGGTACCTGGGTCAAAAACAGTTCTGTTTCCGGCAGCTGGGTGCTAAAAGGCAATCCTGCAAAAAACAAAAACGGCAGATCAAAGGTGTGCTGGTAAGGGAAACAGTTCATCAGTGAAAAAGCTGTGGCCGCTTCACTTTTGATTTTCTTCAAATTTGAGATCGAAGTATCCAGCAGTGTCACATTAAAATGGGTTTTAACGATCTTCTCCCCCGAGGTTTGCACGGTGTCCAGAAAATTTTCAATCAGCCCGGCATTGATCTTGTTCTCTGAGGAAAATTTTGACAGGCTGTAGATCTTTTTATAATCACTTTCCAGTCCTGCTTTTACTTCCTGTTGACCCGGTACATAGATAAACTGGTTGGTAATATGTGAATACGGCAGGTGCCAGCTCAACGGATAAACCATCGAAACGGGCAGCCCGGTGCGGGGATGGCCGCTTGTGGGTCGTACTTCTGATGGCAAGTGCGAATGGTCACTCAAACTCAGAATTTCCACAAAGCGATCCATCACCCGTAAACGGTCTCTAAAATCGATTCCTCCCAACAGAGGCTGTCCCTCCCTGAAGTTCAATGTCAGATAGCGTTCAATCAGGCCAATTTCCGAGGCTGTCCCCATGGCTTGTTCTCTGGTTATCGGTATACTTTCTATTCCTGTCTGACGGAAGATCGAGGCCAGGTTGGTCTGTAGTTCACGGATCTTTTCCTGTAATCGGGCTTCTTCCAGCCGTGCTTTGCGTGAAAAGATCAGCGAAGAGCCCAGGTAGTTTTTTAAAACCCCGGTATTCAACAAGCTCACATATAG
It includes:
- a CDS encoding TraG family conjugative transposon ATPase, which translates into the protein MRVKPIQISLPVLGFDGDILISNNLDMGIGLRLFLPELLSCSAEKLYLLHDTLQRVVNILPENTLLHKQDFFFPEEFSTNSDRALKKGPGLTGNYLEHFQGRRYLKHECYLYVSLLNTGVLKNYLGSSLIFSRKARLEEARLQEKIRELQTNLASIFRQTGIESIPITREQAMGTASEIGLIERYLTLNFREGQPLLGGIDFRDRLRVMDRFVEILSLSDHSHLPSEVRPTSGHPRTGLPVSMVYPLSWHLPYSHITNQFIYVPGQQEVKAGLESDYKKIYSLSKFSSENKINAGLIENFLDTVQTSGEKIVKTHFNVTLLDTSISNLKKIKSEAATAFSLMNCFPYQHTFDLPFLFFAGLPFSTQLPETELFLTQVPQACCLTNFEGAVKNSDSTFTIHLSDRMEGCPVKVDLSDEPMKKHLIHNRNKIIIGGSGSGKSFFTNHLLRQYAESKNCHVVLLDVGRSYEILTRYLDERLKDKGGAKMIEFSETNPISFNPFVVDGSPDLERRQTILSVIYTIYKEHLTEMEKDVIAFSVNRYFETKRKKKRSFNDYFEFCKDIIPRLAEEESIEFNSNEFFFILSKYYKGGEYDYLLNKPMQTDEFFSCPFLVFELDAIKDHPVIFPVATLIIMDIFLQKMRKLKRTRKVICLEEAWKAIATPQMADYLKYFFKTIRKFFGEAMVVTQEVDDVISSPIIRDAIINNADTRILLDMGKFKNKFDEISRFLGLNAFQKEQILSINKNLPSNRKFKEVFISLGEYSRVFALEVSRAEYYCYTTEQTEKEQVLEQLIKDQSILEILKHM